The sequence below is a genomic window from Candidatus Acidulodesulfobacterium acidiphilum.
ATGGATCACTTTCAGAATCCAAGAAACGTAGGAGAAATAGAAAACGCCGACGGCGTAGGCGAACTCGGAAATCCTACTTGCGGCGATATAATGAAAATATATATTAAAGTCAAGGACGACAAGATTGAAGACGTCAAATTTAAAACTTTCGGTTGCGGAGCGGCTATAGCAACCAGTTCCATGGTAACGGAATTGGTAAAAGGCAAGACTCTCGAAGAAGCCGAAAAAATATCCAATGAAGCCGTAGCAGAAGCTTTGGACGGGCTTCCTCCGGTAAAGATGCACTGTTCAAATCTCGCCGCCGATGCGCTTCATCTTGCTATAGAAGATTATAAAGCCAGAAAAGAGGGCAAAGGACCTATAGGCAGGGTTGAAACGCCGGAACACGACGAAGACGAACACGACCTGCTTGAACAGGCGTAAAACATAAAAATAGGAACCGTTTGTAAATTTTAAGCGTCAGGTAATATTATATATACGGGTGGTATAATAATTATGGATTACGATTACGAACTCGATACTTTCGGTTTGATGTGTCCAATGCCGATTATGGAAGTTGCCGAGGAGTTTAAAAAAATACCGGACGGTTCGGTATTAAAAGTCACGGCGTCCGACGAAGGTATCATAGAAGATTTAAAGAGTTACTGCAAAAAAACAGGGCATGAATTTCTGTCCTACGAAATTAATTTGCCCGAATACGTAGTTTATGTTAAAAAATAAAGACGATAAGATAATATAAATAAAAAAATATCATAATATAATAATAATATAGTTTGCTGCATATTTTTAAATTTGGAGG
It includes:
- a CDS encoding sulfurtransferase TusA family protein; amino-acid sequence: MDYDYELDTFGLMCPMPIMEVAEEFKKIPDGSVLKVTASDEGIIEDLKSYCKKTGHEFLSYEINLPEYVVYVKK
- the nifU gene encoding Fe-S cluster assembly scaffold protein NifU, coding for MPVYSEKVMDHFQNPRNVGEIENADGVGELGNPTCGDIMKIYIKVKDDKIEDVKFKTFGCGAAIATSSMVTELVKGKTLEEAEKISNEAVAEALDGLPPVKMHCSNLAADALHLAIEDYKARKEGKGPIGRVETPEHDEDEHDLLEQA